From Paenibacillus antri, one genomic window encodes:
- a CDS encoding DHH family phosphoesterase, protein MPKWLQARWMRLHATIPLALSLALSLALLGFSWVVGALALIVVAAATVYVLQAERKSREEMNAYISTITHRVKKAASDVISEMPIGIVLYGEDRQVEWHNGSIAKAMDRESLVGESITALWPALKSLKEKDKEATIELTFNKRSFQARVRPEERLLYFTDVTQYATLAKKYEEERIAFGLLVLDNVDEVTQGMDDQARSLTMATVTTVLNEWAVRHRLYMRRTSSDRYFLLLNQKELATLEQSRFDVLDEVKDATAHLKLPMTISIGVAAGAAGLLELGQIAQTSLDIALGRGGDQVAVKVGDRVSFYGGKSNAVEKRTRVRARVISHALRDLMKESDRIVVMGHKIPDMDAVGAAIGVLKAAETFGKPAFIVLEGVNPSIHRMMEMIYEDEELTSKFVSPEDAYHLITPKTLAVVVDTHKASLVAEPKLLGLTKRLVVIDHHRRGEEFIGEATLVYMEPYASSTCELVTELLQYIHDGLALGVLEATSMLAGIVTDTKSFSVRTGSRTFEAASFLRRNGADSSLIQRLLKDDLPGYLMKADIIRHARIVHKHFAVAVTQPGQRYPQLLIAQVADTLLNMQGIVASFVVCERPDGLIGISARSMGQVNVQLIMERLGGGGHLTNAATQLEGSIKDAEERLLTLLNSYEDREGLLE, encoded by the coding sequence ATGCCGAAATGGTTGCAAGCTCGATGGATGCGTCTGCACGCGACGATTCCGTTGGCTTTGTCCCTCGCGCTGTCTCTGGCGCTGCTCGGATTTTCCTGGGTCGTCGGCGCGCTGGCGTTAATCGTCGTGGCGGCTGCGACGGTATACGTCCTCCAGGCCGAACGCAAGAGCCGCGAAGAGATGAACGCGTACATCTCCACGATCACGCACCGCGTGAAGAAGGCCGCGAGCGACGTCATCTCCGAGATGCCGATCGGCATCGTGCTCTATGGGGAAGACCGGCAGGTGGAATGGCATAACGGCTCGATCGCGAAGGCGATGGACCGGGAATCGCTCGTCGGCGAGTCGATCACGGCGTTATGGCCCGCGCTGAAGTCGTTGAAGGAGAAGGATAAGGAAGCGACGATCGAACTGACGTTCAACAAGCGATCGTTCCAAGCAAGGGTTCGCCCCGAGGAGCGGCTGCTCTATTTTACCGACGTGACGCAGTATGCGACGCTTGCCAAAAAATACGAGGAAGAACGCATTGCATTCGGGCTGCTCGTACTGGATAATGTGGACGAAGTGACGCAAGGCATGGACGATCAAGCCCGCAGCCTGACGATGGCCACCGTGACGACGGTGCTCAACGAATGGGCCGTCCGCCACCGCTTGTATATGCGACGGACCTCGTCGGACCGATATTTCTTATTGCTGAACCAGAAGGAGCTCGCGACGCTGGAACAAAGCCGCTTCGATGTTTTGGACGAAGTGAAGGACGCGACCGCGCACCTGAAGCTGCCGATGACGATCAGCATCGGCGTGGCCGCCGGAGCGGCGGGGTTGCTCGAGCTCGGGCAGATAGCGCAGACGAGCTTGGACATCGCGCTCGGCCGCGGCGGCGATCAAGTCGCCGTGAAGGTAGGCGACCGCGTAAGCTTCTACGGCGGCAAATCGAACGCGGTGGAGAAGCGCACGCGAGTGCGCGCGCGCGTCATCTCGCACGCGCTGCGCGACTTGATGAAGGAAAGCGATAGGATCGTCGTCATGGGGCATAAGATCCCCGATATGGACGCCGTCGGCGCCGCGATCGGCGTGCTGAAGGCGGCCGAGACGTTCGGCAAGCCGGCGTTCATCGTGCTCGAAGGCGTCAATCCGTCGATCCACCGGATGATGGAGATGATCTACGAGGACGAGGAGCTCACGAGCAAGTTCGTCTCTCCGGAGGACGCGTACCATCTCATTACGCCGAAGACGCTGGCGGTCGTCGTCGACACGCATAAGGCGTCGCTCGTCGCCGAGCCGAAGCTGCTTGGGCTGACGAAGCGTCTCGTCGTCATCGATCATCACCGCCGCGGCGAAGAGTTCATCGGGGAAGCGACGCTCGTGTATATGGAGCCGTACGCGTCGTCGACGTGCGAGCTGGTGACGGAGCTGTTGCAGTACATCCACGACGGGCTGGCGCTCGGCGTGCTCGAGGCGACGTCGATGCTCGCGGGCATCGTAACCGACACGAAGAGCTTCTCGGTGCGCACGGGCTCGCGGACGTTCGAGGCGGCCTCGTTCCTGCGCCGCAACGGAGCGGACTCTTCGCTTATACAGCGGCTGCTGAAGGACGACTTGCCCGGTTACTTGATGAAGGCGGACATTATCCGGCATGCGCGCATCGTGCATAAGCACTTCGCCGTGGCGGTCACGCAGCCGGGGCAGCGTTATCCGCAGCTGCTCATCGCGCAGGTCGCCGATACGCTGTTGAATATGCAAGGCATCGTCGCGTCGTTCGTCGTCTGCGAACGGCCGGACGGCTTGATCGGCATCAGCGCCCGCTCGATGGGCCAGGTGAACGTGCAGCTCATTATGGAGCGTCTCGGCGGCGGAGGCCATCTGACGAACGCGGCGACGCAGCTGGAAGGCTCGATTAAAGACGCGGAAGAACGTCTATTGACGTTATTGAATAGCTACGAAGACAGGGAGGGGCTCTTGGAATGA
- the rplI gene encoding 50S ribosomal protein L9 encodes MKVIFLQDVKAQGKKGQIKEVSEGYALNFLIPRGLAKPASEGNVKTLENQKQAELRRKEQEKIDAQELAKQLEGITVVLTSKAGEGGRLFGSITNKQVAEELEKMKIKLDKRKIVMDEPIRTLGVTQVPVKLHPEVTGTLKVQVKEGS; translated from the coding sequence ATGAAAGTAATTTTCCTGCAAGACGTGAAGGCGCAAGGGAAGAAAGGTCAGATTAAAGAGGTTTCCGAAGGATACGCTTTGAACTTCCTCATTCCGCGCGGGCTGGCGAAGCCCGCGTCGGAAGGCAACGTGAAGACGCTCGAGAATCAGAAGCAAGCCGAGCTTCGCCGCAAGGAACAAGAGAAGATCGATGCGCAGGAGCTCGCGAAGCAGCTGGAGGGCATCACGGTCGTGCTGACGTCGAAGGCGGGCGAGGGCGGCCGGTTGTTCGGTTCCATCACGAACAAGCAAGTCGCCGAAGAGCTGGAGAAGATGAAGATCAAGCTGGATAAACGGAAGATCGTGATGGACGAGCCGATCCGCACGCTCGGCGTGACGCAGGTGCCGGTGAAGCTGCATCCGGAAGTGACCGGCACGCTCAAGGTACAAGTCAAGGAAGGAAGTTAA
- the dnaB gene encoding replicative DNA helicase gives MNGNGETPVFDRIPPQNLEAEQAVLGAILLDSVAIITVMETLKAEDFYRQAHQYIFEAMIDLNGDNEPIDLITLTTRLQAKQQLGEIGGIQYLTELASAVPTAANVTYYAKIVEEKSMLRRLIRTATEIVTNGYAAADDVGSLLSEAEMRILEISNRKSSTGFISIKDVLMEVFEKVEKLYNDRGKTTGIPSGFPDLDKMTAGFQRSDLIIVAARPSVGKTAFSLNVAQNVAVRAKETVAIFSLEMSAAQLVQRIICAEANVDAGRIRTGTLEGDDWEKLTMAIGTLSEAEIYIDDTPAITVADIRAKCRRLKKEKGLGMILIDYLQLIAGRGKAGENRQQEVSEISRTLKQIARELEVPVIALSQLSRGVEQRQDKRPMMSDLRESGSIEQDADIVAFLYRDDYYDKESEKKNIIEIIIAKQRNGPVGTVELVFLKNFNKFVSLDKSHSDSLPAAI, from the coding sequence ATGAACGGGAATGGAGAAACACCGGTTTTCGATCGGATTCCGCCGCAAAATCTGGAGGCGGAGCAAGCGGTGCTAGGCGCCATCTTGCTCGACAGCGTCGCCATCATTACGGTTATGGAGACGCTCAAGGCCGAGGATTTCTACCGCCAGGCCCATCAATATATTTTCGAAGCGATGATCGATCTGAACGGCGACAACGAGCCGATCGATCTGATCACGTTGACGACGCGGCTGCAGGCGAAGCAGCAGCTCGGCGAGATCGGCGGCATTCAATATTTGACCGAGCTCGCGAGCGCCGTGCCGACGGCCGCGAACGTTACGTACTATGCGAAGATCGTCGAAGAAAAGTCGATGCTGCGCCGCCTCATTCGGACCGCGACGGAGATCGTCACGAACGGCTACGCGGCGGCGGACGACGTCGGAAGCCTGCTCAGCGAAGCGGAGATGCGCATCCTCGAAATCTCGAACCGGAAGTCGAGCACCGGCTTCATCTCGATCAAGGACGTCCTGATGGAAGTGTTCGAGAAGGTCGAGAAGCTGTACAACGATCGGGGGAAGACGACGGGCATTCCTTCCGGCTTCCCCGACCTCGACAAGATGACGGCAGGCTTCCAGCGAAGCGACCTGATTATCGTCGCCGCGCGTCCGTCCGTCGGCAAGACCGCCTTCTCGCTGAACGTCGCGCAGAACGTCGCCGTGCGCGCGAAGGAGACGGTGGCCATCTTCTCGCTCGAGATGTCGGCCGCGCAGCTCGTCCAGCGGATTATTTGCGCAGAGGCGAACGTCGACGCGGGACGGATTCGGACGGGGACGCTCGAAGGCGACGACTGGGAGAAGCTGACGATGGCGATCGGCACGCTGTCCGAGGCGGAAATCTATATCGACGATACGCCGGCCATTACCGTCGCCGACATTCGCGCGAAGTGCCGCCGCCTCAAGAAGGAGAAGGGGCTCGGCATGATTCTGATCGATTACCTGCAGCTGATCGCGGGCCGCGGCAAAGCCGGGGAAAACCGGCAGCAGGAAGTATCGGAAATTTCCCGAACGCTCAAGCAGATCGCGCGGGAGCTCGAAGTGCCGGTCATCGCGCTGTCGCAGCTGAGCCGGGGCGTCGAGCAGCGGCAGGATAAGCGTCCGATGATGTCCGACCTTCGGGAATCCGGTTCGATCGAGCAGGACGCCGACATCGTAGCGTTCCTATACCGGGACGACTACTACGATAAAGAATCCGAGAAGAAAAACATTATCGAAATCATTATCGCGAAACAGCGGAACGGGCCGGTCGGCACCGTCGAGCTCGTCTTCCTTAAGAATTTCAATAAATTCGTATCGTTGGATAAATCGCATAGCGATTCGCTTCCTGCGGCAATATAA
- a CDS encoding adenylosuccinate synthase has product MSTVVVVGTQWGDEGKGKITDYLAETAEVVARYQGGNNAGHTIMIKNHKYKLTMIPSGIFYHEKLCVIGNGMVLNPKALLEEIQYIQDNGFSTKNLKISDRAHLIMPYHLLLDGLEEERKGADKIGTTRKGIGPAYMDKAARSGIRISDLMYADEFERKLRRIMEDKNRLIEQVYGSKGLEVEPILQEYLSYADQLRPYVTDTSIVLNDAIDEGRRVLFEGAQGVMLDIDHGTYPFVTSSNPSAGGVCIGSGVGPTKIHQIIGVAKAYTTRVGDGPFPTELHDDIGAYIRETGHEYGTVTGRPRRVGWFDSVVVRHARRVSGITGLSLNSIDVLTGLESVKICTAYRYKGETIDYYPSNLQMLAECEAVYEELPGWTEDVSGVGSLDELPANARHYVERVAQLTGIPISIFSVGRNREQTHLVRPVYA; this is encoded by the coding sequence ATGTCGACGGTCGTTGTGGTAGGTACGCAATGGGGAGACGAGGGCAAAGGAAAGATCACCGACTATCTCGCGGAAACCGCCGAGGTCGTGGCCCGTTATCAAGGCGGCAATAACGCAGGACATACGATCATGATCAAAAATCACAAATATAAGCTGACGATGATTCCGTCGGGCATCTTCTATCATGAGAAGCTGTGCGTCATCGGCAACGGCATGGTCCTCAATCCGAAGGCGCTGCTTGAAGAGATCCAGTACATTCAAGACAACGGCTTCTCTACGAAAAACTTGAAAATCAGCGACCGCGCGCATCTGATCATGCCGTACCATCTGCTGTTGGACGGTCTCGAGGAAGAGCGCAAAGGCGCCGACAAGATCGGCACGACCCGCAAGGGGATCGGTCCGGCGTATATGGATAAGGCGGCGCGCAGCGGCATCCGGATTTCGGACCTGATGTACGCCGACGAATTCGAGCGCAAGCTGCGCCGCATCATGGAAGACAAGAACCGGTTGATCGAGCAAGTCTACGGCTCCAAGGGCCTCGAAGTGGAACCGATCCTTCAAGAGTACTTGTCTTACGCCGATCAGCTGCGTCCGTACGTCACGGATACGTCGATCGTCTTGAACGACGCGATCGACGAAGGCCGCCGCGTCCTGTTCGAAGGCGCGCAAGGCGTCATGCTCGACATCGACCACGGCACGTACCCGTTCGTCACGTCGTCGAATCCGTCCGCGGGCGGCGTCTGCATCGGCTCCGGCGTCGGGCCGACGAAGATTCACCAAATCATCGGCGTCGCGAAGGCGTATACGACCCGCGTCGGCGACGGACCGTTCCCGACCGAGCTGCACGACGACATCGGCGCCTACATCCGCGAGACGGGGCACGAGTACGGCACGGTCACCGGCCGTCCGCGCCGCGTCGGCTGGTTCGACAGCGTCGTCGTCCGTCACGCGCGCCGCGTCAGCGGCATTACGGGCCTGTCGCTCAACTCGATCGACGTATTGACCGGCCTCGAGTCGGTGAAAATTTGCACGGCGTATCGCTACAAGGGCGAGACGATCGACTACTATCCGTCCAACCTGCAGATGCTGGCGGAATGCGAAGCCGTCTACGAAGAGCTGCCGGGCTGGACCGAAGACGTGTCCGGCGTCGGATCCCTCGACGAGCTGCCGGCGAACGCGCGCCATTACGTCGAGCGCGTCGCGCAGCTGACGGGCATCCCGATCTCGATCTTCTCGGTCGGCCGCAACCGCGAGCAGACGCATCTCGTTCGCCCCGTGTACGCTTAA
- a CDS encoding M23 family metallopeptidase yields MTQFRGRLPFDRASEKLKDALLNIKSKGLYTKLKIRSKDGVRDSKDWLYTYRIHLAGTVGAVALVASLAYAGNAYVNANMNDVYEVYVGDTLIGEVSSPDVVEQALAAELAEMEKLHPEVKWELEEEEVRIEKETIFKGEGEDPETTEALRSALEARAVGVEVIVNGEAVAIVKDEATANRILETVKATFASATPPEGLTVLSAAPVEERDDDIIAEGTPQLLSSRIVEPVDLLKREIQPNDVMDEQAVIDMLIQGDTKPTQYIVQEGDTPSGIAEKLGVPIELIYSKNQDHKDLIERDLIRPGDALDLTMLQPGVTIESIEKVTDTIAVQYETIYEEDASMRKGETKTVRDGKKGVKKVTYQLTKVNGLLMEEQVTDEVVVEEPLAAVVKRGTKVVLGEGTGKFSWPVASASVSSGYGRRWGRQHKGIDLTSSNKSILAADNGKVVYTGKTSDYGNHIIIDHKNGYETLYAHLSKISVKEGDIVEKGDKIGVMGNTGRSTGVHLHFEVIVNGVEKNPMSYLRKK; encoded by the coding sequence ATGACCCAGTTCAGAGGTAGACTTCCGTTCGACCGGGCTTCGGAGAAGCTGAAGGACGCATTACTGAACATTAAGTCTAAAGGCCTATACACGAAGCTTAAGATTCGTTCGAAGGACGGAGTCAGAGATTCGAAAGATTGGCTTTATACATATAGGATTCATCTGGCAGGCACCGTTGGAGCGGTAGCATTGGTCGCGAGCTTGGCTTACGCGGGGAATGCGTACGTGAATGCGAATATGAACGACGTATACGAGGTATACGTCGGCGATACGTTGATCGGGGAAGTCAGCTCCCCGGACGTCGTCGAGCAGGCGCTCGCGGCGGAGCTGGCGGAGATGGAGAAGCTGCATCCCGAGGTGAAGTGGGAGCTCGAAGAAGAAGAAGTACGCATCGAGAAGGAGACGATCTTCAAGGGCGAAGGCGAAGATCCGGAGACGACGGAGGCGCTGCGCTCCGCGCTGGAGGCGAGAGCCGTCGGCGTCGAGGTGATCGTGAACGGGGAAGCCGTCGCCATCGTCAAGGACGAAGCGACCGCGAATCGCATCTTGGAGACGGTGAAGGCGACGTTCGCGTCGGCGACGCCGCCGGAAGGGCTGACGGTGTTGTCCGCCGCGCCGGTCGAGGAGCGCGACGACGATATTATCGCCGAAGGCACGCCGCAGCTGTTGTCGTCCCGGATCGTCGAGCCGGTCGACCTGTTGAAGCGGGAGATCCAACCGAACGACGTCATGGACGAACAAGCGGTTATCGACATGCTGATCCAAGGCGACACGAAGCCGACGCAATACATCGTGCAGGAAGGCGATACGCCGTCGGGCATCGCGGAGAAGCTGGGCGTTCCGATCGAGCTCATTTACTCCAAGAACCAAGACCACAAGGATTTGATCGAACGCGATCTCATTCGGCCGGGCGACGCGCTCGATCTGACGATGCTGCAGCCGGGCGTGACGATCGAGTCGATCGAGAAAGTAACGGACACGATCGCGGTCCAATACGAGACGATCTACGAGGAAGACGCCTCGATGCGCAAGGGCGAGACGAAGACCGTGCGCGACGGGAAGAAGGGCGTCAAGAAGGTTACATACCAGCTTACCAAGGTGAACGGCCTCTTGATGGAGGAGCAGGTGACCGACGAAGTCGTCGTCGAGGAGCCGCTCGCGGCCGTCGTGAAGCGGGGCACCAAGGTCGTTCTAGGCGAAGGGACCGGGAAGTTCAGCTGGCCGGTCGCCTCGGCGAGCGTATCGAGCGGCTACGGCAGACGTTGGGGCCGCCAGCACAAGGGCATCGACCTGACGTCTTCGAACAAGTCCATTCTCGCGGCGGACAACGGCAAGGTCGTGTACACCGGCAAGACGAGCGATTACGGCAATCATATTATTATCGATCATAAGAACGGCTACGAGACGTTATACGCGCATCTGAGCAAGATCAGCGTCAAGGAAGGCGACATCGTCGAGAAGGGCGACAAGATCGGCGTTATGGGCAATACGGGCCGCTCAACCGGTGTCCACCTTCATTTCGAAGTGATCGTGAACGGCGTCGAGAAAAATCCGATGAGCTACTTGCGCAAGAAATAG
- the yycF gene encoding response regulator YycF has product MQGKILVVDDEKPIAEILKFNLEKEGYEVVCAFDGQEAVDLAFSTDPDLILLDLMLPVKDGMDVCREVRAKLTTPIIMLTAKDTELDKVLGLELGADDYVTKPFSNRELLARVKAHLRRQASLASAAADAEEGPAQPSLNQLKIFNLTIDSDMYVLYKDGVPIDLTHREFELIHYLAKNNGKVMTREHLLQAVWGFEYFGDVRTVDVTVRRLREKIEDDPSKPEYILTRRGLGYLMRNPKMGGFAG; this is encoded by the coding sequence ATGCAAGGGAAAATATTAGTGGTGGACGATGAAAAACCGATCGCCGAAATATTGAAATTCAACCTCGAGAAGGAAGGGTACGAGGTCGTGTGCGCGTTCGACGGCCAAGAGGCGGTGGACCTCGCTTTCTCCACCGATCCGGACCTGATTTTGCTCGATTTGATGCTTCCGGTGAAGGACGGCATGGACGTCTGCCGCGAGGTGCGGGCGAAGCTGACGACGCCGATCATCATGCTCACGGCGAAGGACACGGAGTTGGACAAGGTGCTGGGGCTCGAACTGGGGGCGGACGACTACGTGACGAAGCCGTTCTCGAATCGGGAGCTGCTCGCGCGCGTGAAGGCGCATCTGCGCCGGCAGGCGTCGCTTGCGAGCGCGGCGGCGGACGCGGAAGAAGGGCCGGCGCAGCCGAGCCTCAATCAATTGAAAATTTTCAACCTGACGATCGACAGCGATATGTATGTCTTATATAAAGACGGCGTCCCGATCGACTTGACGCACCGCGAGTTCGAACTGATCCATTATCTCGCCAAGAACAACGGCAAGGTGATGACGCGGGAGCATCTGCTGCAAGCGGTATGGGGCTTCGAATATTTCGGAGACGTGCGGACGGTCGACGTGACGGTTCGCCGGCTGCGGGAGAAGATCGAGGACGATCCGAGCAAGCCGGAATACATCTTGACGCGGCGGGGGCTCGGTTATTTGATGCGCAACCCGAAAATGGGGGGCTTCGCCGGATAA
- the walK gene encoding cell wall metabolism sensor histidine kinase WalK produces MLGFRSLQTIQLRLIVIYVLLILIAMQLIGVYFIRTLEDSFYGNFNENVDNEAYLLADYVKDYLDANLSGSSGEEQKTYEDLTIFIRNLFATNDTEIQIIDANGIVVSASGQLQEGIVGQKNTQTEVSRALQGIRGNERTMIDADGKRKRAVAMPVQSDGKVIGAVYVVASMEGLFDTMNRIKQFLFTGTVIALGLTAILGIILANMITAPIKEITRKAAAMAVGNLNQRVNVLANDEIGQLGNAFNDMTYRLKDALSSIEEEKEKLASILSNMSDGVIATDEHGRTVVMNRMARAMLGLSDDEPADGRDVLELLGLERAEVGEAAWTDGESLGVVLHPDEGGEPLAVRATFSPIHRRDHGVSGTVVLLHDVTEQEKLEASRKEFVANVSHELRTPLTTIKSYLEALDEGALEDRALAERFIGVTRNETERMIRLVNDLLHLSRFDSRQKSLSLERVEMYELLEEVTDRFAFQARQRGMALSVDIESGVQPALVDRDAVDQVLDNLVSNAIKYSPDGGLVSLSARRLTGEPGAAARVEVTVRDQGIGIPKKDLGRIFERFYRVDKARSRNMGGTGLGLSIALEIVKAHGGTIRIDSEPGKGTAVVFTLPAAGEEREDG; encoded by the coding sequence ATGCTGGGCTTCCGTTCGCTGCAGACGATTCAGCTGCGGCTTATCGTCATTTACGTTTTGCTGATCCTGATCGCGATGCAGCTGATCGGCGTATACTTCATCCGCACGCTGGAGGATTCGTTCTACGGCAACTTCAACGAGAACGTCGACAACGAAGCGTACCTGCTCGCGGATTATGTGAAGGATTACCTCGACGCGAATTTGTCCGGCTCGTCGGGCGAGGAACAGAAGACGTACGAAGATCTTACGATTTTTATTAGAAACCTGTTCGCCACGAACGATACGGAAATTCAAATCATCGACGCCAACGGCATCGTCGTCAGCGCCTCGGGACAGCTGCAGGAAGGCATCGTCGGGCAGAAAAACACGCAAACCGAGGTGAGCCGGGCGCTGCAGGGCATCCGCGGCAACGAGCGGACGATGATCGACGCGGACGGCAAGCGCAAGCGCGCCGTCGCCATGCCGGTGCAGAGCGACGGCAAGGTGATCGGCGCCGTGTACGTCGTGGCCTCCATGGAAGGCCTGTTCGACACGATGAACCGGATCAAGCAGTTCCTGTTCACGGGGACGGTTATCGCGCTGGGGCTTACGGCGATCCTCGGCATCATTCTCGCGAACATGATTACGGCGCCGATCAAGGAAATTACGCGGAAGGCGGCGGCGATGGCGGTCGGCAACCTGAATCAGCGGGTGAACGTGCTCGCGAACGACGAGATCGGGCAGCTGGGCAACGCGTTCAACGATATGACGTACCGGCTGAAGGACGCGCTGTCGTCGATCGAGGAGGAGAAGGAGAAGCTCGCTTCGATTCTCTCGAACATGAGCGACGGCGTCATCGCGACGGACGAGCACGGGCGGACGGTCGTCATGAACCGGATGGCGCGCGCGATGCTCGGCTTGTCCGACGACGAGCCCGCCGACGGGCGGGACGTGCTCGAGCTGCTCGGGCTCGAGCGCGCCGAAGTCGGGGAGGCGGCGTGGACCGACGGGGAATCGCTGGGCGTCGTGCTGCATCCGGACGAGGGCGGGGAGCCGCTCGCGGTGCGGGCGACGTTCTCCCCGATCCATCGCCGGGACCACGGCGTCTCCGGGACGGTCGTGCTGCTGCACGACGTCACCGAACAAGAGAAGCTCGAGGCGTCGCGCAAGGAGTTCGTCGCGAACGTGTCGCATGAGCTGCGTACGCCGCTGACGACGATCAAGAGCTATCTCGAGGCGCTCGACGAAGGCGCCCTGGAGGACCGCGCCCTCGCGGAGCGGTTCATCGGCGTCACGCGGAACGAGACCGAGCGGATGATTCGGCTCGTCAACGACCTGCTGCATCTGTCCCGGTTCGATTCTAGGCAGAAGTCGCTGTCGTTGGAGCGCGTAGAGATGTACGAGCTGCTCGAGGAAGTGACCGACCGGTTCGCGTTCCAGGCACGGCAGCGCGGCATGGCGCTGTCCGTCGACATCGAGAGCGGCGTGCAGCCGGCGCTGGTGGATCGGGACGCGGTCGATCAGGTGCTGGACAATCTCGTGTCCAACGCGATCAAGTACAGCCCCGACGGAGGGCTCGTCTCGTTGTCGGCGCGCCGGTTGACGGGCGAGCCCGGCGCCGCCGCCCGGGTGGAAGTGACGGTGCGGGATCAAGGCATCGGCATCCCGAAGAAGGATTTGGGCCGCATCTTCGAGCGGTTTTACCGCGTGGACAAGGCGCGGTCCCGGAATATGGGCGGCACGGGGCTCGGCCTCAGCATCGCGCTCGAGATCGTGAAGGCACATGGCGGAACGATCCGGATCGATTCCGAACCGGGCAAGGGCACGGCGGTCGTGTTCACGCTGCCGGCCGCGGGAGAGGAGCGTGAGGACGGATGA
- a CDS encoding YycH family regulatory protein has protein sequence MMESAKTLLLVVLVAASLAQSYLLAYSSPKFDTIVPTDYVESKLEGTQAELSALVFPKDIVLRFPSGEYTVLYPRMIFYTMILEVVEQRTFDGLRAATGVVDLTEAGGDGAQGVEIRFAEELPMSVLQQTMNLQGEALAEAKAVDRIHIYTQPEREEVRVFFVGSRSGAIYEATRADLTVKDVERFVGFGETRTRYTALQGGHYLPTEPLPMVEYQYAYRRFTADQLQRSLFPDPFSTRNLTERDGSEIYTDGKRGLQLSNEQLWMSYTDPAAPAEGVQSPLDTALSAVQFVNRHGGWNGDYMLEGLRQEANGTEQRAVFRHYVGTYPGAYPIAGTRDGTPFGPIELALRNRVVTNYDRSTVQLETNVLERRSLQLPGGESLIALWDAFEEKALVRSIYPAYRAMLTEDNVVLEPIWALTMEDGTVRALPGGGAY, from the coding sequence ATGATGGAGAGCGCGAAGACGCTGCTTCTCGTGGTCCTCGTCGCGGCGAGTTTGGCGCAGAGTTATCTGCTCGCCTACAGCTCGCCGAAATTCGATACGATCGTTCCGACCGACTATGTGGAATCGAAGCTGGAGGGCACGCAAGCCGAGCTCTCGGCCTTGGTGTTCCCGAAGGATATCGTCCTCCGCTTCCCGAGCGGGGAGTATACGGTGCTGTATCCGCGGATGATTTTCTATACCATGATTCTCGAGGTGGTCGAGCAGCGCACGTTCGACGGTCTGCGCGCGGCGACGGGCGTCGTCGACCTGACGGAAGCGGGAGGGGACGGCGCGCAGGGCGTCGAGATCCGGTTCGCGGAGGAGCTGCCGATGTCCGTTCTGCAGCAGACGATGAATTTGCAGGGCGAGGCGCTCGCGGAGGCGAAGGCGGTCGACCGCATTCATATCTACACGCAGCCGGAGCGGGAAGAGGTTCGCGTGTTCTTCGTCGGCAGCCGCAGCGGGGCGATCTACGAGGCGACGCGCGCCGACTTGACGGTGAAGGACGTGGAGCGGTTCGTCGGCTTCGGCGAGACGCGGACGCGATATACGGCGCTGCAGGGCGGCCATTACCTCCCTACAGAGCCGCTGCCGATGGTGGAGTATCAATATGCGTACCGCCGCTTTACGGCCGATCAGCTGCAGCGCAGTTTGTTCCCCGACCCGTTCAGCACGCGGAACTTGACGGAGCGGGACGGTTCGGAAATTTACACCGACGGGAAGCGGGGCTTGCAGCTGTCGAACGAGCAGCTCTGGATGAGTTATACCGACCCGGCGGCGCCGGCGGAGGGCGTCCAGTCGCCGCTCGATACGGCGCTGTCGGCGGTGCAGTTCGTGAACCGGCACGGCGGCTGGAACGGCGATTACATGCTGGAGGGTCTCCGGCAAGAGGCGAACGGCACCGAGCAGCGTGCCGTGTTCCGCCATTACGTAGGCACGTATCCCGGGGCGTATCCGATCGCGGGGACGCGGGACGGCACGCCGTTCGGGCCGATCGAGCTCGCGCTGCGCAACCGGGTCGTGACGAACTACGACCGCTCTACGGTGCAGCTGGAGACGAACGTGCTCGAACGCCGATCCTTGCAGCTGCCAGGAGGCGAGAGCTTGATCGCGCTGTGGGACGCCTTCGAGGAGAAGGCGCTCGTCCGCTCGATCTATCCGGCGTACCGGGCGATGCTGACCGAAGACAACGTCGTGCTCGAGCCGATCTGGGCGCTCACGATGGAAGACGGCACAGTGCGGGCGCTGCCCGGAGGGGGGGCGTACTGA